In Microbulbifer celer, a single window of DNA contains:
- a CDS encoding cytochrome C assembly family protein, with protein MAALAHWTAIALYLATTLMLATNLIRHKNTSGDRLALALLACALVAHGISLFFTLHTANGFRLDLLAMMSLISWLVTLLLLLLSGRHQLTLLILAMAPLCALSEIAAAHTAGGAIPRQQISAGIAAHIVLSITAYSLLTLATLQALYLYWLNQQLHNHRPGGISRFLPPLQTMESLLFGLIALGQILLTAALITGFIFVQDLFGQHLVHKTALSILAWLLYGVLLWGHWREGWRGNTAVRWTLCAFAVLMLAFFGSKLALEVILQKG; from the coding sequence ATGGCGGCGCTTGCCCACTGGACGGCTATTGCCCTGTATCTCGCCACAACGCTGATGCTGGCGACCAACCTGATTCGCCACAAAAACACCTCCGGCGACCGCCTGGCGCTCGCCCTGCTGGCCTGCGCCCTGGTCGCCCACGGCATATCGCTCTTTTTCACCCTGCACACCGCTAACGGGTTTCGCCTCGACCTCCTGGCCATGATGTCCCTGATCAGCTGGTTGGTCACCCTGCTGCTATTACTGCTATCCGGCCGCCACCAGTTGACGCTGCTGATCCTCGCCATGGCGCCACTGTGTGCTCTCAGCGAGATCGCCGCCGCTCATACCGCGGGCGGGGCGATTCCCAGACAACAGATTTCAGCGGGTATCGCTGCGCATATTGTGCTGTCAATTACCGCCTACTCCCTGCTCACGCTAGCAACCCTGCAGGCGCTGTACCTTTACTGGCTCAACCAGCAGCTGCACAACCATCGACCCGGTGGCATCAGTCGTTTTCTGCCACCGCTGCAAACCATGGAAAGCCTGCTGTTTGGCCTTATCGCGCTGGGGCAAATACTGTTGACCGCGGCCCTGATCACCGGCTTTATCTTTGTACAGGATCTGTTTGGACAACACCTGGTGCACAAGACCGCGCTCTCCATCCTCGCCTGGCTACTGTACGGCGTGCTGCTCTGGGGGCACTGGCGCGAGGGCTGGCGGGGCAATACTGCGGTGCGCTGGACACTGTGCGCTTTTGCGGTACTGATGCTGGCCTTTTTCGGCAGCAAACTGGCACTGGAAGTCATTCTGCAGAAAGGCTGA
- the trmD gene encoding tRNA (guanosine(37)-N1)-methyltransferase TrmD, giving the protein MSAKRIALVTIFPEMFAALTDFGISGRAVKDGLLEVRCWNPRDFTSDRHRTVDDRPYGGGPGMVMLPGPLTQALTEARNWAEETAEAKTIYLSPQGRQLDQSGVEALSDSGNLVMLAGRYEGVDERVIETLVDEEWSIGDYVLSGGELAAMVVIDAITRFIPGALGHDQSALEDSFAQGLLDCPHYTRPEAFQGISVPEVLLSGNHERIRRWRLKQALGRTQQRRPDLLEKLALTPEQSQLLEEFLQELPGGKC; this is encoded by the coding sequence ATGTCGGCCAAGCGCATAGCGCTGGTCACCATCTTTCCGGAGATGTTTGCCGCGCTGACCGATTTCGGGATCAGTGGGCGCGCGGTCAAAGACGGGCTGCTTGAGGTTCGCTGCTGGAATCCCCGGGATTTCACCAGTGATCGTCACCGCACTGTCGATGATCGTCCCTACGGCGGCGGACCCGGTATGGTAATGCTGCCGGGACCGTTGACCCAGGCGTTGACCGAGGCCCGGAACTGGGCAGAGGAAACCGCTGAGGCAAAGACGATCTACCTGTCTCCGCAGGGGCGTCAGCTCGACCAGTCGGGCGTAGAGGCGCTTTCCGACTCCGGTAACCTGGTCATGTTGGCCGGTCGTTACGAAGGTGTCGATGAGAGGGTGATTGAAACCCTGGTGGATGAAGAGTGGTCCATTGGTGACTATGTCCTGAGTGGCGGAGAGCTTGCGGCAATGGTCGTGATCGATGCCATTACCCGGTTTATCCCCGGGGCGCTGGGTCATGATCAGTCGGCATTGGAAGACTCATTCGCTCAGGGGTTGCTGGACTGCCCGCATTACACTCGCCCGGAAGCATTTCAGGGCATCTCGGTACCGGAAGTGTTGCTCTCTGGTAACCACGAAAGAATTCGCCGCTGGCGACTCAAACAGGCCCTGGGGCGCACGCAGCAGCGTCGGCCCGACCTGTTGGAGAAGCTGGCGTTGACTCCCGAACAGTCGCAACTGCTGGAGGAATTCCTGCAGGAGTTGCCGGGAGGTAAGTGTTAA
- a CDS encoding DsbC family protein, which translates to MTFFSKSLGALIASTLLAAGVHADVDQAVAKQIKAKLSASNPKASIGEVRESRVEGLYEVDTQGGNVLFVSKDGNHFIAGDLFQLAPQGVVNLSEQRRGRSRAQVMESQPEDEMIVFSPKGETKAHVYVFTDVDCGYCRKLHNDVPELNRRGIEVRYLAFPRAGINSAGYRKIATAWCADDPNQTLTDLKNRKNVPIEVCKNNPVAAQYKLGNEAIDVRGTPTIILEDGTVVPGYIPPDTLAKALGI; encoded by the coding sequence ATGACGTTTTTTTCCAAATCGCTGGGTGCGTTGATCGCCAGCACGCTGTTGGCGGCCGGTGTCCATGCGGATGTGGACCAGGCTGTCGCCAAGCAGATCAAGGCGAAACTCTCCGCCAGTAACCCCAAGGCCTCAATCGGTGAGGTGCGGGAGAGCCGGGTGGAGGGGCTCTATGAGGTGGATACCCAGGGCGGCAATGTGCTGTTTGTGTCCAAAGATGGCAACCACTTCATCGCCGGTGACCTGTTCCAGTTGGCGCCACAGGGGGTTGTTAATCTCTCCGAGCAGCGTCGTGGCCGTTCCCGGGCACAGGTTATGGAGAGTCAGCCCGAGGACGAAATGATTGTGTTTTCTCCCAAGGGGGAGACCAAGGCGCATGTCTATGTGTTTACCGATGTGGATTGCGGATACTGTCGCAAGCTCCACAACGATGTACCCGAGCTGAATCGCCGCGGTATTGAGGTGCGCTACCTGGCGTTTCCCCGTGCCGGTATCAACTCGGCGGGATATCGTAAAATCGCCACCGCCTGGTGTGCAGATGATCCGAATCAGACGCTGACGGATCTCAAGAACCGTAAAAACGTGCCCATTGAAGTGTGCAAGAACAATCCGGTCGCGGCGCAGTACAAGCTGGGCAACGAGGCCATTGATGTGCGTGGCACACCGACTATCATCCTTGAAGACGGCACCGTGGTGCCTGGCTATATTCCACCGGATACTCTTGCCAAGGCGTTGGGTATCTGA
- the recJ gene encoding single-stranded-DNA-specific exonuclease RecJ — protein MNAIIRRRPVDMSTGRFTSATPKILQRVLLGRGVTSDDELDHQLTRLHSPASMRGVEKAVGLLVEAVRAQHKILIVGDFDADGATSSTLSMLALGALGAGPVDFLVPNRFEFGYGLTPEIVEVAREYNPDLLITVDNGISSIEGVAAARAAGLKVIVTDHHLPGSELPEADAIVNPNQPDCDFPSKNLAGVGVIFYLLSRLKSVLQQQGWFEETGIAAPNMAEYLDLVALGTVADLVPLDQNNRVLVHQGIARIRAGRCRPGIQALMDVAGRDRSRLSTTDIGFILGPRINAAGRLDDIGTGIRCLLTQDPQEARELAAELDGLNRDRKAIEAGMQREAMAALEKLQLDGAELPWSLCLYDGEWHQGVVGILASRIKEKFHRPVIAFADGDNGLVKGSARSIPGLHIRDALSDVAATHPHLISKFGGHAMAAGLSLPAENLAAFTDAFEAAVRSRISETQLQAVIDSDGELQPAEFSMETAAILRACAPWGQAFPEPEFDGEFLLLQQRIVGERHLKMTVAPAAAPQQAIDAIAFNIDTDQWPAAVDRVRLAFKLDINEFRGRQSLQLMVSHLEPL, from the coding sequence ATGAACGCGATTATTCGACGACGGCCAGTGGATATGTCCACTGGCCGTTTTACTTCCGCTACGCCGAAAATCCTGCAACGTGTGCTGCTCGGGCGCGGTGTTACCAGTGACGACGAGCTGGATCATCAACTGACCCGTCTACACAGCCCCGCTTCCATGCGCGGGGTGGAAAAGGCTGTTGGGCTGCTGGTTGAGGCCGTCCGCGCGCAGCACAAAATCCTGATCGTGGGCGACTTCGATGCCGACGGTGCCACCAGCAGTACGCTGTCGATGCTGGCCCTCGGCGCCCTGGGCGCGGGGCCGGTAGATTTTCTGGTGCCCAACCGGTTCGAGTTCGGCTATGGCCTCACCCCGGAAATTGTCGAGGTCGCCCGGGAGTACAACCCGGACCTGCTGATTACTGTCGATAATGGCATCAGCAGTATCGAGGGCGTGGCCGCGGCGAGAGCGGCGGGCCTGAAAGTCATCGTGACCGATCACCACCTGCCGGGCAGTGAATTGCCCGAGGCAGATGCCATCGTCAATCCCAACCAGCCAGATTGCGATTTCCCCAGTAAAAACCTCGCCGGTGTCGGCGTGATTTTCTATCTTCTCAGTCGCCTGAAGAGCGTCTTGCAACAGCAGGGGTGGTTTGAGGAAACCGGTATTGCCGCGCCGAATATGGCGGAATACCTGGATCTGGTGGCGCTGGGGACCGTGGCAGATCTGGTGCCGCTGGATCAGAATAATCGCGTACTGGTGCATCAGGGAATCGCCCGTATTCGCGCCGGCCGCTGTCGCCCCGGAATCCAGGCGTTGATGGATGTAGCGGGGCGGGATCGGTCTCGGCTTTCCACTACGGATATCGGTTTTATCCTCGGGCCGCGTATCAATGCCGCCGGACGTCTGGATGATATCGGCACCGGTATCCGCTGTCTGCTGACCCAGGATCCGCAGGAGGCGCGGGAACTGGCGGCAGAACTGGACGGCCTCAATCGGGATCGCAAGGCCATTGAAGCCGGTATGCAGCGGGAGGCCATGGCCGCACTGGAAAAGCTGCAGCTGGACGGCGCCGAATTGCCGTGGAGCCTGTGTCTTTACGACGGTGAATGGCATCAGGGGGTTGTCGGTATTCTCGCCAGTCGCATCAAGGAAAAATTCCATCGCCCGGTGATCGCCTTCGCCGATGGGGACAATGGCCTGGTAAAAGGCTCTGCGCGCTCGATTCCCGGTTTGCACATTCGCGACGCGTTGAGCGATGTGGCCGCCACTCACCCGCACCTGATCAGCAAGTTTGGCGGTCACGCCATGGCGGCAGGGTTGAGCCTGCCGGCAGAAAACCTGGCGGCTTTTACCGATGCTTTTGAAGCGGCGGTCCGCAGCAGAATTTCCGAAACCCAACTGCAGGCCGTGATTGATTCTGATGGTGAGTTGCAACCGGCAGAATTCTCCATGGAAACCGCGGCCATCTTACGCGCCTGCGCACCCTGGGGGCAGGCGTTTCCCGAACCGGAATTTGATGGTGAATTCCTGTTGCTGCAGCAGCGTATTGTCGGTGAGCGTCACCTGAAAATGACCGTGGCGCCGGCGGCTGCGCCGCAACAGGCCATTGACGCCATTGCCTTCAATATTGATACGGATCAGTGGCCGGCAGCGGTGGACCGGGTGCGCCTGGCCTTCAAACTGGATATCAATGAATTTCGCGGCCGCCAGTCGTTGCAATTGATGGTCAGCCACCTGGAGCCGCTCTGA
- a CDS encoding homoserine dehydrogenase produces MTRNCEEIAARCGRPVEITQIGARRDNPDCDTSQHNITREIFDVASNPDIDILVELIGGTTVARELILAAIANGKHVVTANKALIAEHGNELFAAAAEKGVSIAYEAAVAGGIPIIKSLREGLVGNRIQWLAGIINGTGNYILTEMREKGRSFEEALAQAQALGYAEADPTFDVEGIDAAHKLVIMASLAFAMPLAFDKVYTEGISGVSKEDIRYADELGYRIKHLGIARRTGEGVELRVHPTLIPQRQLIANVNGVMNAVEVCGDAVGPTLYYGAGAGAEATASAVIADIVDVARTLHARPDQRVPLAGVTQGSQGNLDAVLPMGDTETSYYMRISAYDKPGVMSKVATICSEQGISIEALIQHEPAEGEELVPVVLLTSRAREAQLQEAVNQIEALDSIQSPVVRIRVEPLG; encoded by the coding sequence ATGACGCGCAACTGCGAGGAGATTGCGGCGCGTTGCGGCCGCCCGGTGGAAATTACACAGATTGGTGCCCGTCGCGACAATCCTGACTGTGATACCAGCCAGCACAACATCACCCGTGAGATATTTGATGTCGCCAGCAACCCGGATATTGACATTCTGGTGGAGCTGATTGGCGGTACTACCGTTGCCCGAGAGCTGATCCTGGCTGCCATCGCCAATGGCAAGCATGTGGTCACCGCCAACAAGGCGCTGATCGCCGAGCACGGTAACGAACTGTTTGCTGCAGCGGCCGAGAAAGGGGTGAGCATCGCCTACGAAGCCGCCGTCGCCGGCGGTATTCCGATCATCAAGTCCCTGCGTGAGGGTCTTGTGGGCAACCGTATCCAGTGGCTGGCAGGGATCATCAACGGTACCGGAAACTACATTCTGACCGAGATGCGAGAAAAAGGGCGCAGCTTTGAAGAAGCACTGGCCCAGGCCCAGGCGCTGGGTTACGCAGAGGCGGATCCCACATTCGATGTGGAAGGGATTGATGCGGCGCACAAGCTGGTGATCATGGCGTCTCTGGCTTTTGCCATGCCGCTGGCTTTTGACAAGGTCTATACCGAGGGCATCAGCGGTGTGTCCAAAGAGGATATCCGCTACGCCGATGAACTGGGTTACCGTATCAAACATCTTGGGATCGCCCGTCGCACTGGTGAGGGCGTCGAGCTGCGGGTGCATCCCACTCTGATTCCCCAGCGTCAGCTGATCGCCAACGTCAATGGGGTGATGAATGCCGTGGAAGTATGCGGTGATGCGGTAGGTCCAACCCTGTACTATGGCGCTGGTGCCGGTGCAGAGGCCACCGCATCTGCGGTGATTGCAGATATCGTCGATGTGGCGCGCACCCTGCATGCGCGTCCGGATCAGCGGGTGCCGCTGGCCGGCGTGACCCAGGGCAGTCAGGGGAACCTGGATGCGGTATTGCCCATGGGGGATACCGAGACCAGTTACTACATGCGAATTTCCGCGTACGACAAGCCCGGGGTGATGTCGAAAGTCGCCACCATCTGCAGTGAGCAGGGCATTAGTATCGAAGCCTTGATCCAGCACGAGCCGGCGGAAGGTGAGGAATTGGTACCGGTTGTTCTGCTCACCAGCCGTGCCCGCGAAGCGCAGTTGCAGGAAGCGGTCAACCAGATTGAGGCCCTGGACAGTATTCAGAGCCCCGTGGTCCGTATTCGGGTGGAACCGCTGGGCTGA
- the rplS gene encoding 50S ribosomal protein L19, translating to MTNKIIQQLEQEQLKAELPEFAPGDTVVVQVKVKEGNRERLQAFEGVVIGKRNRGLNSSFTVRKISHGVGVERTFQTHSPLVDSIAVKRRGDVRQAKLYYLRDLTGKAARIKEKLN from the coding sequence ATGACCAACAAGATTATCCAGCAGCTGGAACAGGAACAGCTGAAAGCCGAACTGCCTGAATTTGCACCGGGCGACACTGTAGTCGTTCAGGTTAAAGTAAAGGAAGGCAACCGCGAGCGCCTGCAGGCGTTCGAAGGTGTTGTAATCGGTAAGCGTAACCGCGGTCTGAACTCCTCCTTCACTGTGCGTAAGATTTCTCACGGTGTTGGTGTAGAGCGTACTTTCCAGACCCACAGCCCGCTGGTTGACAGCATTGCTGTGAAGCGTCGCGGTGACGTGCGTCAAGCGAAGCTGTACTACCTGCGCGACCTGACTGGTAAAGCAGCGCGTATTAAAGAAAAGCTCAACTGA
- the ffh gene encoding signal recognition particle protein, whose translation MFDSLSDRLSSALKKVTGKARLTDENIRDTLREVRKALLEADVALPVVKAFVQQVRTAAVGQKVSKALNPGQQFVKIVQDELVKVMGEAAEPLNLAVQPPAVILMAGLQGAGKTTSVAKLSKYLQEREKKKVMVVSADVYRPAAIKQLETLAGEVGAEFYPSEADQKPVDIARGAMDAARKQFADVLIVDTAGRLHIDEQLMDEIRELHGVLDPVETLFVIDAMIGQDAVNTASAFNDALPLTGVILTKADGDARGGAALSVRHVTGKPIKFIGVGEKTDALETFHPDRIASRILGMGDILSLIEQAEQTIDKSKAEKLVKKVRKGKGFDLEDLRDQLQQMQNMGGLGALMDKMPGMGGLAQAAQSADMGKEFRRMDAIIGSMTPEERRNPELLNGSRKRRITAGSGTQIQDLNRLLKQHKQMGKMMKKLKGNGMSKLMRGMGGLPGMGGGSGGAGGMGGMGGGGMPGGLPPGFRKK comes from the coding sequence ATGTTCGATAGCCTGAGTGATCGTTTATCGTCCGCGCTTAAGAAGGTTACAGGCAAGGCGCGGCTGACCGACGAAAACATCCGCGATACTCTGCGGGAAGTGCGCAAAGCGCTACTGGAAGCGGATGTGGCGTTGCCGGTAGTCAAAGCGTTTGTGCAGCAGGTGCGTACTGCCGCCGTTGGTCAGAAGGTCAGCAAGGCGCTCAACCCGGGTCAGCAGTTCGTCAAGATTGTGCAAGATGAGCTGGTCAAGGTGATGGGGGAGGCGGCTGAGCCGCTGAATCTGGCGGTGCAGCCGCCGGCGGTGATCTTGATGGCCGGCCTGCAGGGGGCGGGTAAGACCACCAGCGTGGCCAAACTGTCCAAATACCTGCAAGAGCGGGAGAAGAAAAAGGTCATGGTGGTGAGTGCGGACGTCTATCGTCCCGCGGCTATCAAGCAGCTGGAAACCCTCGCCGGTGAGGTGGGTGCCGAATTTTACCCATCTGAAGCGGATCAAAAGCCGGTAGATATTGCCCGCGGTGCCATGGATGCTGCGCGCAAGCAGTTTGCTGACGTGTTGATTGTCGACACTGCAGGCCGCCTGCACATCGATGAGCAGCTGATGGACGAGATTCGCGAGTTGCACGGTGTGCTGGATCCGGTCGAGACCCTGTTCGTTATCGACGCCATGATTGGTCAGGACGCCGTGAATACGGCCAGCGCCTTCAACGATGCGTTGCCGCTGACCGGTGTCATTCTGACCAAGGCGGACGGTGATGCCCGCGGCGGTGCGGCGCTCTCTGTGCGGCATGTGACTGGCAAGCCCATCAAGTTTATCGGTGTCGGCGAGAAAACCGACGCGCTGGAAACTTTCCACCCGGATCGTATTGCGTCCCGGATTCTCGGTATGGGCGACATCCTGTCGCTGATCGAGCAGGCCGAGCAGACGATTGATAAATCCAAAGCGGAAAAACTGGTCAAGAAGGTCCGCAAGGGTAAAGGTTTTGATCTGGAGGATCTGCGAGACCAGCTGCAGCAGATGCAGAACATGGGGGGACTGGGTGCCCTCATGGACAAGATGCCGGGGATGGGAGGGCTCGCTCAGGCGGCTCAGAGTGCGGATATGGGCAAAGAGTTCCGTCGGATGGATGCGATCATTGGCTCCATGACCCCGGAAGAGCGTCGCAACCCCGAGCTGCTGAACGGTTCGCGCAAGCGCCGTATTACGGCCGGTTCCGGTACCCAGATCCAGGATCTCAATCGCTTGCTCAAGCAGCACAAGCAAATGGGCAAGATGATGAAGAAGCTCAAGGGTAACGGCATGAGCAAGCTCATGCGCGGCATGGGCGGGCTGCCTGGCATGGGCGGAGGTTCCGGTGGTGCCGGAGGAATGGGCGGTATGGGCGGCGGTGGAATGCCCGGTGGCCTGCCTCCCGGTTTCCGTAAAAAGTAA
- the thrC gene encoding threonine synthase → MKFISTRGRAPSLSFADTVLTGLASDGGLYVPESLPTFSREEIAEMAGLDYQELAFRIMWPFVAEDLSEEEMRGAIARAYANFRHKAIAPLVQTDHNEWVMELFQGPTLAFKDFALQFLGQLFDLLLKKRGEKVVVLGATSGDTGSAAIEGCRHCDNIDIFILHPHNRVSEVQRKQMTTVLSDNVYNIALEGNFDDCQNMVKASFADQSFLPDGRRLVAVNSINWARIMAQIVYYFHAALSLGGPHRPVNFSVPTGNFGDIFAGYLARGMGLPINQLVIATNANDILHRCISANDHSPKPLVHSLSPSMDIMVSSNFERLLFDLYGRDGAAVAELLADRSAPLKLDDKVLEKARNLFASERVDDERTVEVIREVFESTEYLLDPHTAIGLEAARRARKSKAEPMVCLATAHPAKFSEAVDKALPGTEVPLPHHMQDLMQREERLQVLDNDLSAVHDFIARALV, encoded by the coding sequence GTGAAATTTATCAGCACCCGCGGCCGCGCGCCGTCTCTCAGTTTTGCCGACACTGTCCTCACCGGTCTTGCCAGTGATGGTGGTCTATACGTTCCAGAAAGCCTGCCCACATTCAGCCGCGAAGAAATCGCAGAAATGGCCGGGCTGGATTACCAGGAGCTGGCATTTCGTATTATGTGGCCATTTGTGGCCGAAGACCTCAGCGAAGAGGAAATGCGCGGCGCTATTGCGCGCGCATACGCCAACTTCCGTCACAAGGCCATCGCTCCACTGGTGCAGACCGACCACAACGAGTGGGTAATGGAGCTGTTCCAGGGGCCTACACTGGCGTTCAAGGATTTTGCGCTGCAGTTCCTCGGTCAGTTGTTTGACCTGTTGCTGAAAAAACGCGGTGAGAAAGTCGTGGTCCTGGGGGCGACGTCCGGAGATACCGGGTCTGCCGCCATCGAAGGCTGCCGTCACTGCGACAATATCGATATTTTTATCCTGCACCCGCACAACCGGGTGTCGGAGGTTCAGCGCAAACAGATGACCACGGTGCTGTCGGACAATGTCTACAACATCGCGCTGGAAGGCAATTTCGACGATTGCCAGAATATGGTCAAAGCCAGTTTTGCGGATCAGTCCTTCCTGCCGGATGGTCGCCGCCTGGTGGCGGTGAACTCCATCAACTGGGCGCGGATCATGGCCCAGATCGTGTATTACTTCCACGCCGCGCTGAGCCTGGGCGGACCGCACCGGCCGGTAAACTTCTCCGTACCTACCGGAAATTTCGGCGATATCTTTGCCGGCTACCTGGCGCGGGGCATGGGGCTGCCCATCAACCAGCTGGTGATTGCCACCAACGCCAACGACATTCTGCACCGCTGTATCAGCGCCAATGACCACTCTCCCAAGCCGCTGGTGCACAGTCTGTCACCGAGTATGGATATCATGGTATCCAGCAATTTTGAGCGGCTGCTGTTCGACCTCTACGGTCGCGATGGCGCGGCGGTGGCTGAGCTGCTGGCAGACCGCAGTGCACCGCTGAAGCTGGATGACAAAGTTCTGGAGAAGGCGCGCAACCTGTTTGCGTCCGAGCGCGTGGATGACGAACGCACCGTGGAAGTGATTCGCGAAGTATTCGAATCCACCGAGTATCTGCTGGATCCGCACACCGCGATCGGCCTGGAAGCGGCGCGCCGTGCGCGCAAATCGAAGGCGGAACCCATGGTGTGTCTGGCCACTGCACATCCGGCGAAGTTCAGTGAAGCTGTGGACAAGGCCCTGCCCGGGACGGAAGTACCGCTGCCACACCATATGCAGGATCTGATGCAACGCGAGGAGCGTTTGCAGGTGCTGGACAACGACTTGTCGGCAGTGCACGACTTTATCGCCCGCGCATTGGTTTAA
- the rimM gene encoding ribosome maturation factor RimM (Essential for efficient processing of 16S rRNA) — protein MSAERAELVTVGRLTSVYGIRGWVKVHSYTEPAENILQFNQWWLQNPKSSGSGGWQPLEIDAGKRHGKGLIVHIKGVDDRDLAAQFCQRDVAVSATEMPQLDEGEFYWHQLQGLQVVSQYEGREYRFGEVVRLMETGANDVMVVRGGEDDRERLIPYLPGEFIASVDLQARQITVHWDPEF, from the coding sequence TTGTCGGCAGAGCGTGCGGAACTGGTCACTGTCGGACGTCTTACCTCTGTATACGGTATCCGTGGCTGGGTAAAGGTGCATTCCTACACTGAGCCTGCGGAAAATATTCTGCAATTCAACCAGTGGTGGTTGCAGAATCCCAAGTCGAGTGGTTCAGGCGGCTGGCAGCCGCTGGAAATTGATGCGGGCAAGCGGCACGGTAAGGGCCTGATTGTCCATATCAAAGGTGTTGATGATCGCGACCTGGCTGCACAGTTCTGCCAGCGCGATGTCGCGGTTTCTGCGACTGAGATGCCGCAGCTCGACGAAGGTGAATTTTACTGGCATCAGCTACAGGGTCTGCAGGTGGTGAGCCAGTACGAAGGTCGCGAGTATCGCTTCGGTGAGGTCGTGCGACTGATGGAAACCGGTGCCAACGATGTCATGGTGGTGCGGGGCGGGGAGGATGATCGCGAGCGGTTGATTCCCTATCTTCCAGGTGAGTTTATCGCCTCGGTGGACCTGCAAGCCCGCCAGATCACCGTACACTGGGATCCGGAGTTCTGA
- the rpsP gene encoding 30S ribosomal protein S16 translates to MVTIRLARGGAKKRPFYHLTVTDSRKSRDGRFIERVGFFNPVARGQEERLRIDRERVEYWVGQGAQVSDRVSKLLKESA, encoded by the coding sequence ATGGTAACCATTCGTTTGGCTCGTGGTGGTGCGAAGAAGCGCCCGTTTTATCACCTGACCGTGACTGACAGCCGCAAATCTCGCGACGGCCGCTTCATCGAGCGCGTTGGCTTCTTCAATCCGGTCGCCCGTGGCCAGGAAGAGCGCCTGCGCATCGACCGCGAACGCGTAGAGTACTGGGTGGGTCAGGGCGCACAGGTGTCTGACCGCGTCAGCAAGCTGCTGAAAGAATCTGCCTGA
- a CDS encoding HlyC/CorC family transporter, translating to MNEIPPGLLFALLALLIVISAFFSSSETSMMALNRYRLRHQAKSGHRGAKRAMSLLARPDKLIGVILIGNNLVNILASVIAGAVFTKLYGDAGLAYATIVLTLVVLIFAEVTPKTIAALHPEKIAFPATLVLRPLLWLLAPVVWLVSSISNLLAKLVGVETSDQGGEAEHLAPEELRSVVFESGALLPTKHKGMLLNVLDLDQATVEDIMIPRNEVVGVDLDCTAEDILQQLAESSFTRLPVFRGDINQVVGILHLRRAAQILRDGPEELTAETLKSHLIEPYFVPEATPLPTLLMNFQKQKRRMGLVVDEYGEVMGIVTLEDLLEEIVGDFTASPVPSEDEEIIEQGDDWFLVEGGTSIRDINRTLDWELPTDGPKTLNGLIMEHLESIPEGNMSLYLKNYLVEIIEVSDKMITQARVKKMER from the coding sequence TTGAACGAGATACCGCCCGGCCTGCTGTTTGCATTGCTGGCTTTACTGATTGTCATTTCCGCATTCTTTTCCAGCTCCGAAACCAGCATGATGGCGCTCAACCGCTATCGCCTGCGCCATCAGGCGAAGAGTGGTCACCGCGGCGCCAAGCGCGCCATGTCGCTACTGGCGCGCCCGGACAAGCTGATCGGTGTCATCCTGATCGGCAACAATCTGGTCAACATTCTCGCCTCCGTAATCGCGGGGGCTGTTTTCACCAAGTTGTATGGAGATGCCGGCCTCGCCTACGCCACGATTGTGCTCACTCTGGTGGTACTGATCTTTGCCGAGGTCACCCCGAAGACCATCGCCGCCCTGCACCCGGAAAAAATTGCCTTTCCCGCAACACTGGTGCTGCGACCACTCCTGTGGCTGCTGGCACCGGTTGTCTGGCTGGTCAGCAGCATCTCCAACCTGCTGGCCAAGCTGGTGGGCGTGGAAACCTCGGATCAGGGTGGCGAGGCGGAACACCTCGCTCCGGAAGAGCTGCGTTCAGTGGTATTCGAATCCGGCGCCCTGCTGCCCACAAAACACAAAGGCATGCTGCTGAACGTGCTGGATCTGGATCAGGCCACCGTGGAAGACATTATGATCCCGCGTAATGAGGTAGTGGGTGTCGACCTGGACTGTACGGCTGAGGACATCCTCCAGCAGCTGGCGGAAAGCAGCTTCACGCGCCTTCCGGTGTTTCGTGGAGATATCAATCAGGTGGTGGGCATTCTCCACCTGCGCCGCGCCGCTCAGATCCTGCGGGACGGCCCGGAAGAGCTCACCGCAGAGACGCTGAAGTCCCACCTGATTGAACCCTACTTCGTGCCCGAGGCCACCCCTCTACCCACACTGTTGATGAACTTCCAGAAACAGAAGCGCCGTATGGGACTGGTAGTGGACGAATATGGTGAGGTTATGGGGATCGTGACTCTGGAAGATCTGCTGGAAGAAATTGTCGGCGACTTCACCGCCAGCCCGGTACCCAGCGAAGATGAGGAGATCATTGAGCAGGGGGATGACTGGTTCCTGGTGGAAGGCGGTACTTCGATCCGCGATATCAACCGCACACTGGACTGGGAGCTGCCCACCGACGGTCCCAAGACCCTGAACGGGTTGATCATGGAACACCTCGAAAGCATTCCCGAAGGCAATATGAGCCTCTACCTCAAAAACTACCTGGTGGAGATCATTGAGGTCTCTGACAAGATGATTACCCAGGCCCGGGTGAAGAAGATGGAGCGCTGA